A single genomic interval of Adhaeribacter pallidiroseus harbors:
- a CDS encoding transposase, translated as MKEKKTPEKRRKYDADFKQQVLQMVSNGRPVKEVAESLGIGENLIYRWRSRQEDKGAVGRENASATTDQQVLLRRIRELELERDILKKALAIFSRQT; from the coding sequence CAGAAAAGCGTCGCAAGTACGATGCTGATTTCAAGCAGCAAGTACTGCAGATGGTTTCTAATGGTCGGCCGGTAAAAGAAGTGGCCGAGTCATTGGGCATTGGCGAGAACCTCATCTATCGGTGGCGGAGTCGTCAAGAAGACAAAGGAGCAGTTGGGAGAGAAAATGCATCCGCCACTACTGACCAGCAGGTTTTGCTGCGACGCATCCGGGAACTAGAGCTGGAGCGGGACATTTTAAAAAAAGCGTTAGCCATTTTCAGCCGACAGACTTAA
- a CDS encoding IS3 family transposase → MQQHTQKWPVQVVCQVLQLSRSAYYSWLSVKSKRNNQTENQMQTSIIDTFQKHRRRYGVRRLLAELKEKGVNAGSYRIRQVMQKHGLRAIQPRSFVPRTTDSRHPYPISPNLLLEQPFPEAPNQVWVGDITYIAMATGSFLYLAVWLDLFSRRIVGWQLGDNMKEELVIAAFRKAYQSRSVKEGLIIHSDRGGQYASNAFRKLMGDKKASQSMSRASNAYDNAFMESCFSRFKAELMQEGAFDNKEDAQTEIFEYIEMYYNPIRRHSSLNYLSPVKFEQLYSNN, encoded by the coding sequence GTGCAGCAGCATACCCAAAAATGGCCGGTACAGGTAGTATGCCAGGTGCTTCAGCTAAGCCGCAGTGCGTATTATAGCTGGTTATCAGTAAAATCAAAGCGCAATAATCAAACAGAAAACCAGATGCAAACTTCTATCATCGATACTTTTCAGAAACACCGCCGTCGTTATGGCGTTAGACGCCTGCTAGCTGAACTGAAAGAAAAGGGAGTAAACGCTGGCTCTTACCGGATTCGTCAGGTGATGCAAAAGCACGGACTCCGGGCCATCCAGCCGCGCAGCTTTGTTCCTCGCACGACGGATAGCCGGCACCCTTACCCGATAAGTCCTAACCTGTTGTTAGAGCAGCCTTTCCCTGAGGCTCCGAATCAGGTCTGGGTGGGAGATATCACTTATATTGCTATGGCTACTGGTAGTTTTCTGTATCTGGCGGTATGGCTGGACTTATTCTCCCGCCGAATAGTCGGCTGGCAGTTGGGGGATAATATGAAAGAAGAACTGGTAATAGCCGCTTTTAGAAAAGCCTATCAGAGCCGGTCGGTGAAGGAAGGCTTGATTATCCACTCCGACCGAGGTGGGCAATATGCCAGCAATGCCTTCCGGAAATTGATGGGTGATAAGAAGGCTAGCCAGAGTATGAGCCGGGCTAGTAATGCTTATGATAACGCTTTTATGGAGTCCTGTTTTAGTCGCTTTAAGGCGGAATTGATGCAGGAGGGGGCTTTTGATAATAAAGAAGATGCCCAAACCGAAATCTTTGAGTATATTGAAATGTATTACAATCCAATACGAAGACACTCCAGCTTAAATTACCTAAGTCCAGTTAAATTTGAACAATTATATTCTAACAACTAA
- a CDS encoding bestrophin family ion channel, translating into MARVCVAGNSTALGGFVAAFVFNCVLTGQLFEYKILLNTTPFTLIGLALAIFLGFRNNASYDRFW; encoded by the coding sequence GTGGCACGGGTCTGTGTTGCCGGAAATTCTACCGCGCTTGGTGGCTTTGTTGCTGCTTTCGTCTTTAATTGTGTACTTACGGGGCAGCTTTTTGAATATAAGATTCTGCTGAATACCACACCTTTTACTTTAATTGGTTTGGCCTTGGCTATTTTCCTGGGTTTCCGGAACAATGCCAGCTACGACCGGTTTTGGTAA